The genomic stretch ACGAAACCTTGGTTTTCGGTTTCCAGAACCACGACGATTTTGCCTTCTGGGCTATCACCATAAATTTCCGCGTTCTCGATGGCTTCGATCTGCGTCTTTATCGTGCCTAAGTGCTCAGGGGCCACGTGTACCACTAAACTTGAAATATGCACTTCATTTAGTGCCATAATTC from Vibrio vulnificus NBRC 15645 = ATCC 27562 encodes the following:
- a CDS encoding chaperone NapD, with amino-acid sequence MALNEVHISSLVVHVAPEHLGTIKTQIEAIENAEIYGDSPEGKIVVVLETENQGFVTDTIETINNLPNVLSTVLVYHQIETDLDDTDEDTGTQHSQIEGEV